The Clostridia bacterium genome contains a region encoding:
- a CDS encoding M23 family metallopeptidase: MEGSKLHEAVALCRNKLSRGIANAKDLIKNCRKKIVSFGAGSSNKYKFTKRIVDRKRFGIVCSIIALLVFTSIFVVFSGSAYTVKVNGNTIGKVRSQKVVESALQALKQKYQESENSEISFTSEVTFEKARASGKEILKDTALIETLSKNLKFQVQACSVYVDGNVIAAFKTKEQAEGMLKEVQDKSLIGADKSKMKEISFAEKVELKNEFIEASKLSEKDEIVNFIIKGTNEMRTHKIESGESFWSISKRYNMSLEDLQKANPEVNPEKVKIGQVINLIVPKPLISVKTIQTITSIEKAEFEQKVEFSNSQYKDETSIKVKGVYGEKQVVADVTKVNGIETGRTVISEKITKEPKTQVIVKGTKIPPPKKGTGTFSYPARGSISSRYGMRWGRRHTGIDIAASYGSAVKASDGGVVTWVGYEGGYGKLIKIDHGANYVSYYGHLSKYNVKVGQKVYKGEKIGAVGNSGNSTGPHLHFEIRKNGAVTNPLNYLK, translated from the coding sequence ATGGAGGGAAGCAAGTTACATGAAGCGGTAGCGCTATGTAGAAACAAGCTTTCTCGTGGAATTGCAAATGCAAAGGATTTAATTAAAAATTGCCGTAAGAAGATTGTAAGTTTTGGTGCTGGTTCATCAAATAAATATAAATTTACAAAGCGGATTGTAGATAGAAAGAGATTTGGCATAGTCTGCAGTATAATTGCATTGCTAGTATTCACCTCAATATTTGTTGTGTTTTCAGGAAGTGCATACACTGTTAAAGTGAATGGAAACACCATCGGCAAGGTCAGAAGCCAGAAGGTTGTTGAAAGCGCATTACAAGCCTTGAAGCAGAAATATCAGGAGAGTGAAAATTCCGAAATAAGCTTCACCAGCGAGGTAACTTTTGAGAAGGCGAGAGCATCAGGTAAAGAGATTCTTAAGGATACTGCTCTTATTGAGACTTTGAGCAAAAATCTCAAATTCCAAGTACAGGCCTGCAGCGTATATGTGGACGGCAATGTAATAGCAGCTTTTAAGACAAAGGAACAAGCCGAGGGCATGCTGAAGGAAGTGCAGGACAAGAGCCTGATCGGGGCAGACAAATCGAAAATGAAGGAAATCAGTTTTGCTGAAAAGGTAGAACTGAAGAATGAATTTATAGAGGCATCAAAACTATCTGAGAAAGATGAGATAGTCAACTTCATCATAAAAGGGACAAATGAAATGCGGACCCATAAGATTGAGTCGGGTGAGAGCTTCTGGTCTATTTCCAAAAGGTACAATATGTCCCTTGAAGATTTGCAGAAGGCTAATCCTGAAGTCAATCCGGAAAAGGTTAAAATAGGCCAAGTAATAAACCTTATTGTCCCGAAGCCGCTTATTAGTGTAAAAACAATCCAAACCATCACTTCGATAGAAAAAGCGGAGTTTGAGCAAAAGGTTGAGTTCAGTAATTCACAATATAAGGATGAGACCAGTATTAAGGTTAAAGGCGTATATGGCGAAAAGCAAGTCGTCGCTGATGTTACAAAGGTAAATGGCATTGAAACCGGTAGAACAGTTATAAGTGAGAAAATCACTAAAGAACCCAAGACGCAAGTAATTGTAAAAGGAACTAAGATTCCTCCACCTAAGAAGGGTACGGGAACTTTCTCATATCCAGCCAGAGGAAGCATTTCGTCAAGATATGGAATGAGATGGGGCAGAAGGCATACTGGGATAGATATAGCAGCTTCCTACGGTTCTGCTGTAAAAGCCTCTGACGGAGGAGTAGTTACCTGGGTTGGCTATGAGGGAGGCTACGGCAAGCTGATAAAGATTGACCACGGCGCCAACTATGTGTCCTACTATGGACATCTTAGTAAATATAATGTAAAGGTCGGACAGAAGGTTTATAAGGGTGAGAAAATAGGAGCGGTAGGAAACAGCGGCAACAGTACCGGACCCCACCTGCACTTTGAAATCCGGAAAAACGGGGCTGTGACCAATCCATTAAATTATTTGAAGTAA
- a CDS encoding ATP-binding protein, with translation MNNSQDILKQYELIQKKNKEETEQRKLTLYSKLPRLKQIEDELVRVSIDITRAILNESQIAEALLEQLRKKQLDLKVEKAEILSANKYPIDYLDPIYLCKACKDTGFISFNKCKCYRQKEIYLNYEQSNLVSTLNKENFEQFRWDYYSNEPDESGRSPLKNMQEIYRMCIDFVEGFDKHDTNLFFIGSPGLGKTFLCNSIAKDLLDKGKSVLYKTVPDLIDAMRKYKFDFDNEENNMPYLHEIYNCDLLIMDDLGTELSTQFSNQVIYNILNKRIISSKKMVISTNLSVPDFQSTYSERIVSRIIGNFEACKFMGKDIRLKMKGI, from the coding sequence GTGAATAATAGCCAAGATATCTTAAAGCAATATGAATTAATACAGAAAAAAAATAAAGAAGAGACAGAACAGCGCAAACTCACCCTTTACAGTAAGCTGCCACGTCTTAAACAAATTGAAGATGAATTGGTAAGAGTAAGTATAGACATAACGCGCGCCATACTTAATGAATCTCAAATTGCTGAAGCTCTTCTAGAACAGCTTAGAAAAAAGCAATTGGATTTAAAAGTAGAGAAAGCTGAAATACTCTCTGCCAATAAGTATCCTATTGACTATTTGGATCCCATATATCTATGTAAAGCGTGCAAGGATACGGGCTTTATCAGCTTTAATAAATGCAAATGCTATAGGCAGAAAGAAATATACTTGAATTATGAACAATCAAATTTAGTATCTACACTCAATAAAGAGAACTTTGAACAGTTCCGTTGGGACTATTATTCCAACGAGCCTGATGAGAGCGGCAGATCCCCTTTAAAAAACATGCAGGAAATATACAGAATGTGTATCGACTTTGTTGAGGGCTTTGATAAGCATGATACAAACTTGTTTTTTATTGGCAGCCCGGGACTTGGAAAGACATTCCTCTGCAACTCCATAGCCAAGGACCTGCTGGATAAGGGAAAAAGTGTTCTTTATAAGACAGTACCCGATTTAATTGATGCAATGAGAAAATATAAGTTTGACTTTGACAATGAAGAAAACAATATGCCTTATTTACATGAGATATATAATTGCGACCTTCTGATAATGGATGATTTGGGTACTGAGCTTTCCACACAGTTCTCCAATCAAGTTATCTACAATATATTGAATAAGCGAATAATCAGCAGCAAGAAGATGGTTATATCCACAAACTTAAGTGTTCCTGATTTTCAAAGCACATATTCCGAAAGGATAGTGTCAAGAATTATTGGTAATTTTGAAGCATGTAAGTTTATGGGGAAAGACATAAGACTTAAAATGAAAGGTATCTAA
- a CDS encoding DnaD domain protein gives MNIFKIKSNNEDLGQTLVENLFISHYMPSAPANHVKVYLLGLKYSQSYVNNMLSNETVAKTLGISCDEVNDAWGYWTEQGIVKLYPYTNAGSDGGFTVEYLSIKEIVLNIKEKKEISGKYSPERIIAARGNQSVREMFDCFRKLFGRELSPNELFVFLDWMDDYNFPSDVIMLLVEDCISRDKKDMPYLKQVAKNWFDAGIDSLEKAVQYNSRHKEKWQKYSKVRSFLRLGRQPTSAEEEMLQKWFYTFEYSDDIILKACELTAKTLKPSFYYIDKILTEWREKGLSTIQEVEAYQVKTPKEDKKTSKNQKPSFNNFTNRTYDSKALEEAWLKKSRGELSE, from the coding sequence ATGAATATATTCAAAATAAAATCAAATAACGAAGACTTGGGGCAAACCCTTGTGGAAAACCTTTTCATAAGCCATTACATGCCTTCTGCTCCAGCAAACCATGTAAAGGTCTACCTTTTGGGACTCAAATATTCCCAAAGCTATGTAAACAATATGCTTTCCAATGAGACTGTCGCAAAGACCCTTGGGATTTCCTGCGACGAGGTTAATGATGCATGGGGATATTGGACGGAGCAGGGTATCGTAAAGCTGTATCCATATACAAACGCAGGGTCTGATGGAGGCTTTACTGTGGAATACCTCAGTATCAAGGAAATTGTATTAAATATAAAGGAAAAGAAAGAAATCTCCGGCAAGTATAGTCCGGAGCGCATTATAGCCGCCAGGGGCAATCAGAGTGTGAGAGAGATGTTTGACTGCTTCCGCAAGCTGTTTGGAAGGGAACTGTCACCCAATGAGCTTTTCGTCTTTCTTGATTGGATGGACGACTACAACTTTCCTTCTGATGTTATTATGCTTCTGGTGGAGGACTGCATATCCAGGGATAAGAAAGACATGCCATACCTTAAGCAGGTTGCAAAGAACTGGTTCGATGCGGGCATTGACTCTTTGGAAAAGGCTGTCCAGTACAATTCACGACATAAGGAAAAGTGGCAAAAATACAGTAAAGTGCGTAGCTTCTTAAGGCTTGGCCGGCAGCCAACCTCAGCAGAGGAAGAAATGCTGCAGAAGTGGTTCTATACCTTTGAATACAGCGATGATATCATACTTAAAGCATGTGAGCTTACCGCAAAGACCTTGAAGCCTTCGTTTTATTATATCGATAAGATATTGACCGAATGGCGTGAGAAGGGCCTTTCTACTATACAAGAGGTTGAAGCATACCAGGTAAAGACTCCGAAGGAAGACAAGAAGACATCAAAGAATCAGAAACCCTCCTTTAATAATTTTACGAATCGTACTTATGATTCAAAAGCCTTAGAGGAAGCATGGCTAAAAAAAAGCAGGGGTGAATTAAGTGAATAA
- a CDS encoding ATP-binding protein, whose amino-acid sequence MFKSIQWKLVIISFLLVWLAMAIVGVYITEAIKKDQIGSMTETIIARGYYLADNLKDKTVGAPNIQEVVSNWFVGQGKQVRAVYVYENGDFIASQPNYGGTTEYDLLGLWIVEEAIDEAKEQEWVDDNNKYHKSIAVPIISSNNDVIGAIYISADLSSVEENVKSIRNILTNATIWALCITALLGNLLAKTFTGPIKEVTSKAEKLAKGDFGQIIAVKSRDEVGQLTETFNYLTVRLKSTIDEMYREKNKVDAILTNMTDGIIAVNAAGTVIHANPAAYSIFNIEKEALYNRKFDDLAQELKLGMTFNELLNDSEKNFNILSINNLIVKISAVPIMNEHNETEGAMLVLQDVTEQEKLDKMRKEFVANVSHELRTPLTTIKSYTETLLDGALENTEYTANFLQVINSESDRMTRLVKDLLQLSKLDYDKMEWNMKKQNVLNIVSDCVVKLEMSAKQKNQVLSFEALGELCEINGDKDRIEQVIINIISNAIKYTPENGSIKVTADKLEDNVEIKIADTGMGIPKDDIPRLFERFYRVDKARSRAMGGTGLGLSIAKNIVEAHRGSIRIESEYGKGTEVIINFPCA is encoded by the coding sequence ATGTTTAAAAGCATCCAATGGAAGCTTGTAATAATATCCTTTCTGCTGGTATGGCTTGCAATGGCTATTGTAGGCGTTTATATAACCGAGGCTATTAAGAAAGATCAGATTGGCAGCATGACAGAGACTATAATAGCCAGGGGTTATTATCTGGCTGACAACCTAAAGGACAAGACAGTGGGAGCGCCTAACATTCAAGAAGTTGTATCCAATTGGTTTGTAGGGCAGGGAAAGCAGGTAAGGGCCGTATATGTATATGAAAACGGAGACTTCATAGCCAGTCAGCCGAATTACGGGGGTACAACCGAATATGACCTTCTTGGCTTATGGATAGTGGAGGAAGCTATAGACGAAGCAAAAGAACAAGAGTGGGTGGATGACAACAACAAATATCACAAGAGTATTGCTGTGCCAATAATCTCTTCAAATAATGATGTCATAGGCGCAATATATATCAGTGCGGATTTGTCCAGTGTTGAAGAGAATGTGAAGAGCATCAGGAACATACTTACAAATGCGACTATTTGGGCTCTCTGCATAACAGCGCTTTTGGGCAACCTACTCGCAAAGACCTTTACAGGACCTATAAAGGAAGTAACCTCTAAGGCAGAGAAGCTTGCTAAAGGAGATTTTGGACAGATAATTGCTGTAAAGTCCCGAGATGAGGTAGGTCAGTTGACTGAAACGTTCAACTATCTCACAGTAAGGCTTAAGAGTACCATTGATGAAATGTACAGAGAGAAGAATAAGGTTGATGCAATTTTGACCAATATGACTGATGGTATTATAGCAGTAAATGCAGCAGGAACAGTAATTCACGCAAACCCGGCTGCTTACAGTATATTCAACATCGAAAAGGAAGCTCTGTACAATAGGAAGTTTGATGATTTGGCTCAGGAGCTGAAGCTTGGTATGACCTTCAATGAGCTTCTGAATGATAGTGAAAAGAATTTTAATATATTGAGCATCAATAACCTGATAGTAAAAATCAGTGCAGTGCCTATAATGAACGAGCACAACGAAACTGAAGGTGCTATGCTTGTACTCCAGGATGTTACCGAGCAGGAAAAGCTGGATAAGATGCGCAAGGAGTTTGTGGCGAATGTATCCCACGAGCTGAGAACTCCTCTTACAACAATCAAGAGCTATACTGAAACTCTTCTGGACGGGGCATTGGAAAACACGGAGTACACAGCAAATTTCCTACAAGTCATAAACAGTGAGTCGGATAGAATGACAAGGCTGGTAAAAGACCTGCTGCAGCTTTCCAAACTTGATTATGACAAGATGGAATGGAATATGAAAAAGCAGAATGTATTGAATATAGTCAGTGATTGTGTTGTCAAGCTGGAAATGTCAGCCAAGCAGAAAAACCAGGTTTTGTCTTTTGAAGCTCTTGGTGAGCTGTGTGAGATAAACGGCGACAAGGATAGAATTGAGCAAGTAATAATAAATATTATAAGCAACGCGATAAAATATACTCCTGAAAATGGCAGTATTAAAGTGACCGCAGACAAGCTTGAGGATAATGTAGAGATAAAAATAGCAGATACAGGCATGGGTATCCCCAAGGATGATATTCCAAGACTGTTTGAAAGGTTCTATAGGGTTGACAAAGCCCGTTCAAGAGCAATGGGAGGCACCGGGTTGGGACTTTCAATAGCTAAGAATATTGTAGAAGCACATAGAGGCTCAATCAGAATAGAGAGCGAATATGGAAAAGGTACAGAAGTGATAATAAATTTCCCTTGTGCATAG
- a CDS encoding adenylosuccinate synthase, which yields MSSLVIVGAQWGDEGKGKLTDYLAEKADVVVRYQGGNNAGHTVEVGNEVYKLQLIPSGILYPDKQCIIGNGVVLDPEAFLGEIKGLEKRGIKTSNLRISDRAHVIFPYHKKIDELSELKRGINDIGTTKKGIGPCYMDKTERIGIRICDLLKKDVFAEKLKSNLESKNAYLKKIFDFDGYSYDEMLAKYLDYAEQIRPFVVDTSVLVYNAIKADKNVLFEGAQGTLLDLDFGTYPYVTSSHPVAGGVCIGAGVGPALINKAVGVVKAYTTRVGKGPFPTELSDEMGEHIRAKGNEFGTVTGRPRRCGWFDAVIVRYAARISGLTGIAVTKLDTLSDIPTIKMCVSYKLDGNIIRDFPASLEDLEKCEPIYEEFAGWGDISGITEYNKLPTSVLRYLERIEELCGTKISLLSVGPKRNQTIVIDEF from the coding sequence ATGTCATCGTTGGTAATAGTGGGAGCCCAATGGGGGGACGAAGGAAAAGGAAAACTTACTGATTACCTTGCAGAAAAGGCTGATGTGGTTGTAAGATACCAAGGCGGAAATAATGCAGGACATACAGTAGAAGTTGGTAATGAGGTATACAAGCTGCAGCTTATTCCATCAGGAATACTGTATCCTGATAAGCAGTGCATAATAGGCAATGGAGTTGTTCTGGACCCTGAAGCATTTCTGGGAGAAATAAAAGGGTTGGAGAAAAGGGGTATCAAGACCTCAAATCTTAGAATCAGTGATAGAGCACATGTCATATTCCCCTATCATAAAAAGATTGATGAGCTTTCGGAGCTTAAAAGGGGAATAAATGATATAGGGACCACAAAAAAAGGAATAGGCCCTTGCTATATGGATAAAACGGAGCGAATAGGCATCAGGATATGCGATTTGTTGAAAAAGGATGTTTTCGCAGAAAAGCTGAAGAGCAATCTTGAGAGCAAGAATGCATATCTCAAAAAGATATTTGATTTTGACGGATATTCCTATGATGAAATGCTCGCTAAATATTTGGACTATGCGGAACAGATCAGACCTTTCGTAGTAGATACTTCAGTGCTGGTCTATAATGCCATTAAGGCAGATAAAAACGTGCTCTTTGAAGGTGCACAGGGTACACTGCTGGATCTGGACTTTGGAACATATCCTTACGTTACTTCCTCGCATCCGGTTGCCGGAGGAGTCTGCATAGGTGCGGGCGTTGGTCCGGCTCTCATAAACAAGGCCGTAGGTGTGGTAAAGGCATATACAACTAGAGTTGGGAAGGGTCCTTTCCCCACAGAGCTTTCTGATGAGATGGGAGAGCATATAAGAGCCAAAGGCAATGAATTCGGTACAGTCACAGGAAGGCCAAGAAGATGCGGTTGGTTCGATGCCGTAATAGTCAGGTATGCTGCAAGGATAAGCGGACTGACAGGTATAGCAGTTACAAAATTGGATACACTTTCAGATATTCCTACTATTAAAATGTGCGTGAGCTACAAGCTGGATGGCAATATAATCAGAGATTTCCCTGCAAGCCTGGAGGATCTTGAAAAGTGTGAGCCGATATATGAAGAGTTTGCAGGCTGGGGAGATATAAGCGGAATAACCGAATACAACAAGCTGCCAACAAGCGTCTTAAGATATTTGGAAAGAATAGAAGAGCTGTGTGGAACGAAGATATCTCTCCTTTCAGTGGGACCAAAAAGGAATCAGACAATAGTAATAGATGAGTTTTAG
- a CDS encoding NAD(P)/FAD-dependent oxidoreductase, which translates to MKYDVIIVGAGASGIFAAYELMQYNPEIKVAMLEKGNMLIKRVCPIDNIKIKSCIHCPTCSIMNGFGGAGGMSDGKYNITNNFGGDLYKYVGRDEALDLMYYVDEVNCKMGGAEARLYSTENNELRTKALRFDLHLLDAKVRHLGTDRNRVILNNLYDYLKDKIDIIFNTEVVDIEKRGEVFSVATDKEEYSSHRLILATGRSGSKWISKISEKLGIKTESNRVDIGVRVELPASIFEHITSQVYESKIVYRTEKYNDLVRTFCMNPHGEVVTENTNGIVTVNGHSYSDPKYHTENTNFALLVSNRFTEPFKNSNEYGESIARLSNMLGGGVLVQRFGDLVKGRRSSDRRMEKSFLSPTLNATYGDLSLVIPKRQLDDIIEMIYALDKIAPGTANEDTLLYGVEVKFYNSQVEVDNNLETSIKGLYILGDSSGVTHSLSQASASGVYVARLLGEEYSKH; encoded by the coding sequence ATGAAATATGATGTAATAATAGTCGGAGCTGGTGCAAGTGGAATATTTGCTGCATATGAGCTGATGCAATACAACCCGGAGATAAAGGTCGCTATGCTTGAAAAAGGAAATATGCTCATAAAAAGAGTATGTCCTATAGATAATATAAAAATCAAGTCATGCATACACTGCCCAACATGCAGTATTATGAACGGTTTTGGCGGAGCCGGAGGCATGTCTGATGGAAAATATAACATAACCAATAACTTTGGCGGGGATCTTTACAAGTATGTTGGCAGGGACGAAGCTTTAGATCTGATGTACTATGTGGACGAAGTGAACTGCAAAATGGGCGGTGCTGAAGCCAGGCTTTATTCTACAGAAAACAATGAACTAAGAACAAAAGCATTACGGTTTGACCTCCACCTGCTTGATGCCAAGGTGCGGCATTTGGGTACAGACAGGAACAGGGTTATACTGAACAATCTATATGATTATCTTAAGGATAAGATAGACATAATATTCAATACTGAAGTGGTGGATATTGAAAAGCGAGGAGAGGTGTTCTCTGTTGCAACTGATAAGGAAGAGTACTCCAGTCATCGGCTGATTCTTGCCACAGGTCGCTCAGGCTCGAAGTGGATATCTAAGATAAGTGAGAAGCTAGGTATAAAGACAGAAAGCAACCGGGTTGACATTGGAGTGCGTGTCGAGCTTCCTGCATCAATATTTGAACATATAACAAGCCAGGTATATGAAAGTAAGATTGTATATAGAACAGAGAAATACAATGACTTGGTTAGGACCTTCTGTATGAACCCACATGGAGAGGTTGTTACAGAAAACACCAATGGAATTGTGACAGTAAACGGTCATAGTTACTCAGACCCTAAGTACCATACAGAGAATACAAATTTTGCACTGCTTGTTTCCAACAGGTTCACAGAACCTTTTAAGAACAGCAATGAGTATGGGGAGTCCATAGCAAGGCTGAGCAATATGTTGGGCGGTGGAGTGCTGGTGCAGCGCTTTGGGGACCTGGTAAAGGGACGTAGGTCCAGCGACAGAAGAATGGAGAAAAGTTTTTTGAGTCCTACTTTAAATGCTACATATGGAGATTTGAGTCTTGTCATTCCTAAAAGACAGTTGGATGATATAATAGAGATGATCTATGCTTTGGATAAGATTGCTCCCGGTACAGCAAATGAAGACACTTTATTGTATGGTGTTGAAGTGAAGTTCTATAATTCTCAGGTAGAAGTGGATAATAATCTTGAGACATCGATAAAAGGACTATATATTTTAGGCGACAGCTCAGGAGTGACACATTCCTTGTCTCAAGCATCAGCAAGTGGCGTGTATGTTGCTAGGCTGCTTGGAGAAGAATACAGCAAGCATTAA
- a CDS encoding response regulator, with protein sequence MDNRRILVVDDERPIADIIKFNLEKEGYKVFVAEDGQQAVDMTYEHKPDLIVLDIMLPIMDGFTVCKKLRENVSTPIIMLTAKEEEVDKVLGLELGADDYMTKPFSVRELMARVKANIRRANFLNSGMEGSGQVVKSGNLVIDLNRYEVRKGDTILELTLREFELLKYLALHAEQVFSRETLLEEVWGYEYYGDVRTVDVTVRRLREKVEDDPSNAKYVQTKRGVGYYFRRI encoded by the coding sequence ATGGACAATAGAAGAATCCTTGTGGTAGATGATGAAAGACCAATAGCAGACATCATAAAATTCAACCTCGAAAAGGAAGGCTACAAAGTTTTTGTAGCTGAGGACGGGCAGCAGGCTGTGGATATGACTTACGAGCACAAGCCTGACCTGATAGTACTTGACATTATGCTTCCAATAATGGATGGTTTTACTGTTTGCAAGAAGCTTAGAGAGAATGTAAGCACTCCGATAATAATGCTTACAGCCAAGGAAGAAGAAGTAGACAAGGTGCTTGGGCTGGAGCTGGGGGCAGATGACTATATGACAAAGCCCTTCAGTGTCAGAGAGCTTATGGCGAGAGTAAAAGCCAATATAAGAAGGGCAAACTTCTTGAATTCCGGGATGGAAGGCAGCGGTCAAGTTGTAAAATCCGGAAATCTTGTAATTGACCTTAACAGGTACGAGGTGCGCAAGGGGGATACTATATTAGAGCTTACCCTAAGAGAATTTGAGTTATTAAAGTATCTTGCACTTCATGCTGAACAGGTATTCTCAAGGGAGACACTGTTGGAAGAGGTCTGGGGCTATGAATACTACGGGGATGTCAGAACTGTTGACGTAACAGTAAGACGATTAAGAGAGAAAGTAGAGGATGACCCCAGCAATGCGAAGTACGTGCAGACAAAAAGAGGCGTAGGCTATTACTTCAGGAGGATTTAG
- a CDS encoding zinc ribbon domain-containing protein yields the protein MALIDFKCNKCGEKFDEIVKQSNRENIRCPKCGSKEVQQLFEGKCNAGGSGKGGGGCSSGSCGGCSGCH from the coding sequence ATGGCTTTAATAGATTTTAAATGCAATAAGTGCGGCGAGAAATTTGATGAAATCGTGAAACAATCAAACAGGGAAAATATTAGGTGCCCAAAATGCGGAAGCAAGGAAGTACAGCAGCTTTTTGAAGGGAAATGCAACGCTGGCGGCTCGGGAAAAGGTGGAGGAGGCTGCAGCAGTGGAAGCTGCGGAGGCTGCAGCGGCTGCCATTAA
- a CDS encoding S8 family serine peptidase yields the protein MKSIKELIKSTPFSSYFKKVDPAINRFISIKKVKTIPVIITFRKTLEKQTESRLKRMGFKVKYHLPFLNAVTGRINISSFDSICSIIEIKKIYFDGTARLMGSTDHTVSEKDKSEAASFHLSGKGITAAFIDSGIYPHPDFVRPRNRIVEFKDYINEIDEPYDDNGHGTACIGAAFGASADGKFKTAAYNSNIVCAKTFNSLGYGFFSDILTAMQWIFSIKEKHNIRVVVLPFGVCSFHKSFDILSLAAEALWKNGLFVCTCTGNLGPNEVSITSPGICGSSFTTGACETTGPSPKVALFSGCGPVEGKFDKPDAVMPGYKVATLNADINYIPRNKSHSQSNLQSQHYTEVSGTSVAASMTAAAAVLLCQKKPNLSPEDLRGALKRFCTSINELKTAQGLGMIDMKKLEEFE from the coding sequence ATGAAATCCATCAAGGAACTAATAAAAAGCACTCCTTTTTCTTCATATTTCAAAAAAGTTGATCCGGCAATAAACAGGTTTATTTCTATTAAGAAAGTTAAAACTATACCTGTAATTATAACCTTTAGAAAAACCCTTGAAAAGCAGACCGAGTCCCGATTAAAAAGAATGGGCTTCAAGGTAAAATATCATCTTCCCTTTTTAAACGCCGTCACAGGCAGGATTAATATCAGCAGCTTCGATTCTATTTGTAGTATTATCGAAATCAAAAAAATTTATTTTGACGGCACCGCACGCCTTATGGGCAGTACTGACCACACAGTGAGCGAAAAGGATAAAAGTGAAGCAGCCTCCTTTCATCTAAGTGGGAAAGGCATAACTGCAGCTTTTATTGATTCGGGCATATATCCTCATCCTGATTTTGTAAGGCCACGAAACAGAATCGTAGAATTTAAGGATTATATAAATGAAATTGATGAGCCCTATGATGATAATGGCCATGGCACCGCATGTATAGGGGCGGCTTTTGGAGCCTCAGCGGACGGCAAATTCAAAACAGCAGCTTACAACTCAAATATTGTCTGCGCAAAAACCTTCAACAGCCTTGGGTATGGTTTTTTTTCCGATATACTGACTGCGATGCAATGGATTTTTAGCATTAAGGAAAAACATAATATAAGAGTTGTTGTGCTTCCCTTCGGAGTCTGCAGTTTCCACAAATCCTTTGACATTTTGAGCCTGGCGGCAGAAGCTCTCTGGAAGAATGGCTTATTTGTCTGCACCTGCACCGGAAACCTTGGTCCAAATGAAGTCAGCATAACCTCTCCCGGAATTTGCGGTTCAAGCTTCACAACCGGAGCTTGTGAAACAACCGGACCTTCTCCCAAAGTTGCCCTTTTCAGCGGCTGCGGCCCGGTAGAGGGTAAGTTTGACAAGCCGGATGCCGTAATGCCCGGATATAAAGTAGCTACACTCAATGCAGATATCAACTATATACCCCGGAACAAATCCCATTCCCAGTCAAACCTTCAAAGCCAGCACTATACCGAGGTAAGCGGGACTTCCGTTGCAGCAAGTATGACTGCAGCTGCTGCTGTGCTCCTATGTCAGAAAAAGCCCAATCTCTCCCCAGAAGATCTGAGAGGTGCTCTAAAAAGATTCTGCACTTCAATAAATGAGCTTAAAACCGCCCAAGGGTTAGGAATGATAGACATGAAAAAGCTTGAGGAGTTCGAATGA
- a CDS encoding cupin domain-containing protein, producing the protein MEIKNVNDSIVFNDKTFTKRVLFATNDVLSFVLNMKRGHVLPVHKHENTSLVMIVLSGGGEIQINDEVEKLTKGSVVYAKGEDDFSIPSVTEDMTVYVTISPNPTNQLYSKEIG; encoded by the coding sequence TTGGAAATTAAAAATGTAAATGATAGCATTGTATTTAACGACAAAACCTTTACAAAACGTGTACTTTTTGCAACAAATGATGTGCTGAGCTTTGTGCTTAATATGAAAAGAGGCCACGTACTGCCTGTACATAAGCATGAAAATACTTCTCTGGTTATGATAGTGCTCTCCGGAGGCGGAGAAATACAAATAAACGATGAAGTTGAAAAGCTGACAAAGGGCTCTGTAGTATATGCAAAAGGCGAGGATGACTTCAGCATCCCATCAGTTACAGAGGATATGACTGTTTATGTAACCATAAGCCCCAACCCAACGAATCAATTGTATTCAAAGGAAATAGGTTAG